TCGTAGGTACAGCCAAGATATCCGATGCCGGTTAGATTATTAGCCATGCTTTTCTCCTAGAGTAAACTGATTTTTTAAACTAGATATCCCGATAATATAGCAACCCTAAATGATTGGTGACAAGTGATCGGCTTGAAACCCAGGTATAACAAGGATCACGTTTTGGAACATTACCACAACCTATTTAGGATTGCTATATCATAAAAATCCTAAAAATCAAGTATAATAAAAAAATGCTCTATAGATAAACGGTAAAAATGACCAATTACACTTGGAAATATATTCAAAAAAATCCTAAATCAACAAAAGAATTATAAGAAACTTTTTGGCTAAAAAACTACAAAAATAAAATGGTAAAACTAAGAAATGATAATTAAATGATTCACAAAAAACGGAAAATATAGCAATTCTCTATGCCATGAGGTACAAAGAGATCCCCCTAAATCCCCCTTAATAAGGGGGACTTTGAGCTTGAAAAGCGTACCTCATAAATCCTAGAAACGCTATAAACCTTTATAAAAATCGCGAATAGTTGTAGAACATTTAATTATAAAAATTAAAATAATTAAAATTATAGAATAAAAATTTACCTTGACTAAAAATCGATATCAATCGGTAATTGCAACCGTTTGTGTCTTAGTTAGATTAAGAAGCGCACCTAAGCGGTCTTGGGGAGGTAGTGCGGTCTTGGGGGTTCCCCCATGAGCGACTGCATCAAGACATTGGTTCTCTAATTTTAGAATTAATAAAATCGGCAGAATGTGGTCAAGAAATTGACATTGTCATTAGTCATATTTTTAATCCATATTTAGATTTTGAGACTCCAAAACCTCATTAAATCGTTCCTATGGCTCAGTTTTACATGAGTCTTTGACCCACTTCTTGTGATTGCTGCGACTGGATTACAGATTCTTGGATATGTCTAATAAAAGTTATTATAACACGAGTCGAGTGCGATCGCCAGTTTGGTGGGATGTACCAATAGCCATTAATTCATAAAACCGTGGGTCTGTTAGTAGAAGCTCCCTGTCATGAGTGCGATCGCTCTTGTAGTGGCATAGCACAGCTAAAGTAGTAGGATAGATTGTAAGCATTCAGCTATCAGCCGTCAGCTATCAGCTATCAGCTATCAGCGAACAGCGATTAGCGCTACGCGCTACGCGCACGCGTGCGCGTTCAGCTCTCAGTTTTGAGCTTTGAGCTTTTAAATAAAACCAGTAAGCATTCGTTTAATCTTTGTTACGTCAGCTGACGGCTGAATGCTGAATGCTGACGGCTGACGGCTGACGGCTGACGGCTGACGGCTGAATGCTTAGGATAGATTTTTTAAAAAAGCCTTAATTTACAATGGATTAAGCGATAAAGCACCATTTTAGCTGTGTTAGTCTACCGAGACAAATTAATCTTATTCCTTGAGATTTGCAACACTAGTCTGAATATCCTGATACACCTCACGCAGATACTCGATTAATTCCTGTTGAGACATTTCACGAATCTGCAATTCTCTGATCACGAATGCCAACTGTTGCAGAGAATTGTTGTGAATTTCAGTAAATGCCCGATCCATTAACTTCTGCTGCAGCCGGAGTTGCTCAGACAACAGATGCACTTGCTGCTGTAATTGTAGATATAAGTAGAAAATGTGCAGGTTCAATCCTACTGTGAAAAGTAGTAGAATTCCCTGCACTGTGGATAATAACATTAGAACTTAGGATTGATGTGATCTAGCGGTTTTTAATTTGGTGAGGTACTAATTTTTGGGTTTTAGGGACTTCGGAGCAGGGACTTCGGAGCAGGGAGCAGGGAGTAGGGAGTAGGGAGTAGGGACTTCGGAGCAGTAAAGTCAGAATAGGTAAAAGTTAAAAAATTATTGTACTTCATTATCATAAAAATTGCTATATACACTCTTATTTATTTCCTCTTATTTATTCCCTATACCCTGTTAATTTAAATCAAAACCATGGGATTTAAATAAAGATTAGCTTAGGGTTTATTGAAAATTACTTTGCACAAAAAAATTCTAAAAACCCTTGACAATTTATTTTATACTCATTATGATTATAGTATGCAAACAACAAGCAAAAGGTGACCAAGATGGATTCCGAATTTCGCCCAAACCCTGAAAACAACCCTGAGGATATTACTCCTAGTAATAATCCTCAGGAATCTTCTCCAAAAAAATACCCTGTTAAGCACATTCTTAAGGGCTCCCGCCAGGCTATCATCAACACGATGCATGCCCTTTATGCACTGCGTTACGCCGAGATTTCCGAGTGGAGTCCTCTGCAGCCGACGGGCATTCCTGGGGAATTTATTACGATGATGACCAAGTACATAACTTTGGGTTAATGGATTAACTTTCTGGGGGGCTTTGCCCCCTGGCAAAATCATCGAGTCTGCTCCCATGGGAGCAGGTCTGGATAGGGTTGAAAACTGAATCACATAAGGTCAATTTCCTAGCCGTGGATGGTATTTCTGCGGCTATTTTTTTTAAGGGAGTAGGGAATTTAGAATTTAGAATTTAGAATTTAGAATTTAGAATTTAGAATTTAGAATTTAGAATTTAGAATTTAGAATTTAGAATTTAGAATTTAGAGTAGGGAATCGGGAATCGGTAATTGGGAGTAGGTAATCGGTAATTGGGAATAGCGATGCGCTGCATCAAGAGGTGCGCGCCCGTTCGCGCCCCGCGTCGGCTTTGCCGAAAGGTGCGACCCGTGGCGAATTTAATTCTTAATGGTAAGAGCGCACCTAACAGGGAATCAACGTAAAAGAAAACTGTACCTCATAACTGCGAGAAACGCTATAGTATCTATAGATCTAGAGATTAAATAGTAAATATAATTGATCATGGCTGATTCTAGTTCCTTAAATAAACCAACTGTCCACTCTTCTGATGCTCCAAGCTGTGATGAGTCCCTAGTTCATCTAGATAATGTGTGGCAGTTGCAGAGTAAGGTTCTAGCAACAGAAAAAGCGCAACAGATGGCAGAGTTTTTTAGCGTTCTTTCCGACCCTCATCGGCTAAAGTTGCTTTCAGCCCTGGCACAGCAAGAGCTTTGTGTCTGCGACTTAGCAGCGATAGTAAAAATGGGGGAATCGGCAGTATCTCATCAGTTAAGAGTTTTGCGATCGCAAAAACTAGTAAAATATCGCCGTCAAGGTCGCAACGTTTACTACAGCCTTGCCGATGAACATATTGTGACTTTTTATAGAGAAGTAGCTCAACACCTTGATCAAGGTTGATTATTCAGCAGAGATATAGCAATTATAAGACTTGTGAGATACAAATATCTAGGTTTTAGGGAGCAGGGAGCAGGGAGCAGGGAGCAGGGAGCAGGGAGCAGGGAGCAGGGAGCAGGCAAGAGGCAAGAGGCAAGAGGCAAGAGGCAAGAGGCAAGAGGCAAGAGGCAAGAGGCAAGAGGCAAGAGGCAAGAGGCAAGAGGCAAGAGGCAAGAGGCAAGAGGGAAAAAATATTGTGTACCTCATAGTTATGGAAAAATGCTGTAAATAATTTATTTGGCACAGCTACTTACTATATAATTTGAATAATCTTTCATCTGAATAGTCTTTCATATATTCAGGAGATGTTCACAGTTAGGTATTGCTATGGCAGAACACCATCATCATCAAGACTGCTGCAACTCTGGGCATTGCATTGAAGCCGTTGCTGAGGTAACAACCCATGATGACTGCTGCGGGAACAGTCAAGGAAAGGAGGTGACAACCCATGATGACTGCTGCGGGAACAGTCAAGGAAAGAATGAATTTAACTTGTGGCGCGAGTTAAGAGCGGTCGCGATCGCTACTCCTCTTTTGTTAATCGGACTGATTTTTCAAGATAGTTTACATCAGACTCCTTTTGGCATAGCTGAATATGCCATCTTGATTCCTGCTTACTTACTCTGTGGTTGGGGAGTGCTAACCACTGCGGGGCGAAATATCCTGCGGGGTCGGATTTTTGACGAAAACTTTTTGATGACCATTGCCACCATAGGCGCGATCGCTATTCACGAACTACCGGAAGCAGTGGGCGTGATGTTGTTTTACCAGCTGGGGGAATTGGTACAGGGGTCTGCGGTGGGGCGATCGCGTCGTTCGATTCGAGCCTTGCTAGAAGTGCGTCCCGATACTGCTAATCTGCTAGTTGACGGCGAGATAAAAACCGTTTCCCCTGATCAAGTTGCTGTTGGGGAAATGATTCGGGTACGCCCTGGGGAGAAAGTTCCCCTGGACGGTGAGATTATTCAGGGAAGTTCCCAACTGGATACGTCTGCCCTCACAGGAGAATCAGTGCCCCGTACCGTTGTAACAGGAGATCTGGTGTTAGCAGGGATGATTAACCAGTCTGGAGGGCTAACCATTCGCGTTACTAAGCCCTTTGACGAGTCTTCCATTGCCAGAATTTTGGACTTGGTGGAAAACGCCAGAAGCAAAAAAGCCGACACGGAAAAGTTTATTACTCGCTTTACCCGCTACTATACACCCGTTGTAGTTTTTCTTTCCCTAGCAGTTGCCCTGTTACCACCTTTGCTAATTTCGGGAGCAAGCCCAAGCACCTGGACTTATCGAGCCTTGGTGCTGTTGGTGATTTCCTGTCCCTGTGGATTGGTCATTAGTATTCCTCTCGGCTATTTTGGCGGTATTGGAGGGGCAGCCAAGCGCGGTATTTTGATTAAAGGTTCTACGTTTTTAGATGCCTTAACTCAGGTGAAAACCGTCGTCTTTGATAAAACTGGCACCCTTACTAAAGGAAACTTTCGAGTCACCGATATTATTACCCATAATGGTTTGAGTCAAGAGCAATTACTAGAATTAGCTGCTCATGTAGAATCTGGGTCAAATCATCCCGTCGCCCAATCGATTCGACAAGCTCATGGCAAACCGATTGACAGTTCTAAGGTTGAAAATTATCAAGAAATTGCGGGACAGGGTATTCTCGCCCAAATTGATGGAAAAGTTGTCATCGCAGGAAACGATCGCTTACTCCATCGAGAGGGGATTTCCCATCATGTCTGTGTGGCTGATAGTACGGTAGCTCACTTAGCTGTGGATGGTGAATACAGTGGGCGTATCTTAATTGCCGATGAACTCAAAGAAGATGCCATCAATGCCATCCAAGCACTGCACCAACAGCAGATTAAAACTGTGATGCTGACAGGAGACAGTCAAACCATAGCTAATACTATCGCTCGAAGGCTAGGGATAGATGATTTTCAAGCCGAACTTTTACCAGAGGAGAAGCTGAATGCTTTAGAGAAGATCCTCACAGCAGTAAACCAAACTAACCATAAAACCGCATTTGTGGGAGATGGCATCAACGACGCACCAGTAATTGCTCGTGCTGATGTGGGCATAGCTATGGGGGGATTAGGCTCAGATGCTGCTATCGAAACCGCCGACGTGGTAATTATGACCGATGCTCCCTCTAAAGTAGCAGAAGCGATCGCCATCGCCCGCCGAACCCTCCGTATTGTTTGGCAAAATATTATTATTGCTTTGGGAGTGAAAGTCGTCTTTATTGCCCTGGGTGCGATGGGGGTAGCAACTCTCTGGGAAGCTGTATTTGCCGATATGGGAGTGGCTCTGTTGGCGATTCTTAATGCTAGTCGAGTATTGCAGATAAGGGAGCAGGGAGCAGGGAGCAGGGAACAGGCAATAGGCAATAGGCAATAGGCAATAGGCAATAGGCAAGAGGGAAAAAATATTGTGTACCTCATAGATATGATAAACACTATAAACAATCAGGGGATAGAATTGGAAAAATCAATATCTATTGATCGATTTATCGATTTGTTGCCGATAGGCAGCAATTTCAGCCTGTAGATCCTCAAAGGTCGGGTCTTCCTTAAAGCATGCAAATTTATCGAGCCAAGGATTTCCTGTCTTGCCTAGTAGGGGAATGTCAACTTCAACTACTTCAACCTGATTCGTTAGATAGTCAAGTAGTTGAGCTTTAAGCTGATTGATAGCAGCATCACGGCTATTTTCTACAACCATGACTTCCGGCCATTCTTTGGCACGAGCGATATATTTATCGTTTTCTTTACTGAGGATAATTTCATAAATCATGACCCCATCTCCTGCTCTTCTCTAGTCGCTATTTCAATTTTACCTGAGGGGGTAACAAGTAAGTATTCAGCTATCAGCTTATGTGCTACGCACACGCTACGCGAACAGCTATCAGCTATCAGCTTATGGCGGTTTGCTGATTGTTGTTAGAGAGAATTGAAGATGTCTATAAATTATTTAAGCTTTTAACTATGTTCATGCAATACATCTCGTGTAAACTTAGGAGAATCAGAAGGAATAGGGTTTTGTTGCATTCGCTCAACAAGTAACTTTAAAAAATCTTGTCTAGCCTCAATATCGGTAATCTGGGGAGGAATCACTTTAGGTGATTTAACCAAAAGCTCAACTTCAACACCTTCAGGTAAATCACAGGCTGTTTGAAGGATAAATGTGCCACTATGGTAAATCGCTTTCAAGATTTGGACCATGGGAAATGCTCCATCATAAGAGTTAGGGACTGACTAATCGTTTCAGTTCTTTAGTCATGTAGTGTCGAGGCATAATTAATTTATTTATATACTTCTCTCTATATAGCACTACCCATTAAAGTTAGGAAATTGATACAAGCTCAAAAGCTGTTGTAGTCAACTTTTGCCTCTTGCCTCTTGCCTCTTGCCTTGCGCGTAGCGCTATACTAAGAGACAGATTTAAGGTATTGATGAGCTCTAGCTTTCGCCAATCTAATCAGATGTTCGACCACTAAAAACTGTTCAAGTTCATTTTTTTCGGATGGGGATAAATCTCCTAATTTTGCGCGTTCCACTAAATCTTCTATCTGTTCTTTTGTAGCTTCCGAAAATTGAAACTTAGTTACACTTTCTGGGCTAGTTCCTTGAGCAACCAAATCAATAAATTCATCGTAGATTTTCTGAGTTGTTACTAAAGTCGTCATGGTCACATTCCCAGCAACGATAACAATGGGCAACTATATTATAGACAATCAGGGGATAGAATTGGTAAAATCAATATCTATTAATCGATTTGTTGCCGATAGGCAGCAATTTCAGCCTGTAGATCGTCAAAGGTCGGGTCATCCTTAAAGCATCCAAATTTATCGAGCCAAGGATTTCCTGTTTTCCCTAGTAGGGGAATGTCAACTTCAACAACTTCAACCTGATTAGTTAGATAGTCAAGTAGTTGAGCTTTAAGCTGATTGATAGCAGCATCACGGCTATTTTCTACAACCATGACTTCGGGCCATTCTTTGGCACGAGCAATATATTTATCGTTTTCTCTACTGAGGATAACTTCATAAATCATGACTCCATCTCCTGCTCATATTAAGTCGCTATTTCAATTTTAGCTGAGGGGCTGACAACAAGGCTATTAGGGATTATTAATGGCAGTCAGTTATTGCAAATAAGGGAGAATTGAAGATGTATATAGCGTTTCTAGGACTCATGAGGTACACAGAATTATTTGACTATTGGCTCTTGCCTCTTCTGTCTTACCTGCTCCCTGCTCCCTGCTCCCTGCTCCCTGCTCCCTATTTCAACAGTTAATTTTACTTTTGTCCGACTAATTACCCTTCAAAGGATTTTGTAACCATAGTTTGCAAAAAATGCTTTACCTCTTGGGGCGATCGCAAATGGTAAACCTGCTTTGTTGCTTTAGCCGCTTCCACATAAGTTCGGTATTTGGGCGTTAGCTTTTTATGACCAAAAAGATGGGTTTCAAGCCCCTTCCTTCGTTGGCCTTTGGCCACGCTACGCGAACGACGGCTTTCAAGTAATGTGCTAGAATATGCATAGTGGCCTAACACAGACAGGAAAAGTCGGTACTGTCATAATTTCACGAGCGTTTTGCGATGTTAGCACTTGAGGCGCGAAAAACCTCATTAAAAACGTATGGATCCTAACAGATACCGAAAACCAGTAAAGCAAACTTTGAAAACAAAAGTACCGTGGGGCACACGGAAACTGAGGAAACTCAACGCTTAGGGAGACAAGCCCACTGGGGTTAGTTAAATTAGGCTAGATGTTTGGTTCTTCTGGACGGGCATTTGGCTTAAGTATTGCCTTTCAGGATAACTAATTTTAAGGCATGTCGTAGAACTAAGAATCCCCGTTCTTACAGGACGGGGAGTGTCAACCACCAGTAATGTCGCAGCACAGCCATATCCAGATAGACCAGGGTATCGGCTACATCTAGCCGTTGCCACACCGTATCGAGTGAGCCAAATCCATCAACGATCCATTGCTCCTGTTGCAAAAGGTGATCATGGGCGGCTTTAAACTCCGCATGGGGCACCTGATCACCGCTCGGTCTATATTGCATGAGATCCAGGTTTACCAAGGGTAATCCAGTTATTTCCGCTAAACGTTTGCTGAGGGTCGATTTGCCAGCGCCAGCATTGCCAAATACTGCAACTCTATTCATAGTTAGGGAACAGGGAGTAGGGAGTAGGGAGTAGGGAGTAGGGAGTAGGGAGTAGGGAGTAGGGAACAGGGAGTAGGGAGTAGGGAACAGGGAACAGGGAACAGGGAAGAGATAAGAGGGAACAGGGAAGTCGGAAGTCGGAAGTGGAT
The sequence above is a segment of the Moorena sp. SIOASIH genome. Coding sequences within it:
- a CDS encoding metalloregulator ArsR/SmtB family transcription factor yields the protein MADSSSLNKPTVHSSDAPSCDESLVHLDNVWQLQSKVLATEKAQQMAEFFSVLSDPHRLKLLSALAQQELCVCDLAAIVKMGESAVSHQLRVLRSQKLVKYRRQGRNVYYSLADEHIVTFYREVAQHLDQG
- a CDS encoding heavy metal translocating P-type ATPase, which encodes MAEHHHHQDCCNSGHCIEAVAEVTTHDDCCGNSQGKEVTTHDDCCGNSQGKNEFNLWRELRAVAIATPLLLIGLIFQDSLHQTPFGIAEYAILIPAYLLCGWGVLTTAGRNILRGRIFDENFLMTIATIGAIAIHELPEAVGVMLFYQLGELVQGSAVGRSRRSIRALLEVRPDTANLLVDGEIKTVSPDQVAVGEMIRVRPGEKVPLDGEIIQGSSQLDTSALTGESVPRTVVTGDLVLAGMINQSGGLTIRVTKPFDESSIARILDLVENARSKKADTEKFITRFTRYYTPVVVFLSLAVALLPPLLISGASPSTWTYRALVLLVISCPCGLVISIPLGYFGGIGGAAKRGILIKGSTFLDALTQVKTVVFDKTGTLTKGNFRVTDIITHNGLSQEQLLELAAHVESGSNHPVAQSIRQAHGKPIDSSKVENYQEIAGQGILAQIDGKVVIAGNDRLLHREGISHHVCVADSTVAHLAVDGEYSGRILIADELKEDAINAIQALHQQQIKTVMLTGDSQTIANTIARRLGIDDFQAELLPEEKLNALEKILTAVNQTNHKTAFVGDGINDAPVIARADVGIAMGGLGSDAAIETADVVIMTDAPSKVAEAIAIARRTLRIVWQNIIIALGVKVVFIALGAMGVATLWEAVFADMGVALLAILNASRVLQIREQGAGSREQAIGNRQ
- a CDS encoding DUF104 domain-containing protein, which produces MVQILKAIYHSGTFILQTACDLPEGVEVELLVKSPKVIPPQITDIEARQDFLKLLVERMQQNPIPSDSPKFTRDVLHEHS